The Terriglobus roseus sequence ATCTTCGCCCCATCGCACCACAACTTCCCGGACAGGATCGCGTCTTATGGAGTACGGGCCGGCCGCACACGACGATCGGCCAGCTTCCTGGACCGGACTACAGTCAAAGGAGCCGAGGCCCGACGGAGTCATGACGATGCAGTCAACGTTTGGATCGCGCCCCCCTGCTGTTTCTCGATTTGCCGGTTCGCTCGCGCTGGCAGCCATACTGCTTGTTCCGGTCGCGTCTGGATTCGCTCAGTCGACCCAGAAGGGGCCCAGCGACGCTCAGGTTGAAGCCAATGTCCTGAAGGCGTTCGCCTCGGACGGAAAGTTGGCAAACCAGCCCATCAATACCTCCACTGTCTTCGGCACCGTTACGCTCTCCGGCTCGGTGAGTGACGAAGCCGCGCGCGACGCTGCCGAGCAGATTGCCTCGCGCACAGAGGGAGTGAAGAAGGTCATCGACCAGCTCACCGTAGGTGCACCGCAGCAGGCGGACAACGATCCTGCAACTGCGAACAGCCTGCCCAATGGAGCTTCCATGCCAGCCTCTCAGGGGGGGCAGATGGTCGCACGTAATCCTCAGGGCAACGCAGATAATGGCAACATGGGACCGGATGCCCAGGCCGTGCAGCAGGGGCAGGCCGCTCTTCAGGACGGTGGTAGCCAGTACGAGCAACAGCCTGGCTACCCGCAGCAGGGGCAGCCCCAGTATTCGCAACAGCAGCCTGGTTATGGTCAACAGCCGGCATATGGCCAGCAGGGCTACCCCCAACAGCAGGGCGGCTACCCACAGACTGGTTATCCAGCTCAGCAGGGCGCACCGCAGTACGGTGACCCGCAGGCAACTGGCGGTTACTCTCCTTCACTGCAGCAACAAGGACGCCTGTACCACCGCGATTATGAGCGCCAGATGGCGGCTCAGCAGGCCGAGCAGCAGGGATACGGCCAGCAACCGCAGGGCTATGCGGCGCCACAGGGCCAGCCCGGTGGTCAGCCTGTCGTGATTCCACAGGGTACGGACGTCGCAGTGCGCATCAATCGCTGGATCTCGAGCGGCGATGCAGGTCCCGGCTCGACCTTCTCCGCTCTGGTCTCGAATGACGTACTGGCAGGCGGCGCGATTGCTATCCCGCGGGGCGCCACCGTCCAGGGAACCGTAATCGACGCCAAGGGGGCGGGTGCACTCAAGGGACGAGGGGGACTGACACTTGCCTTAACCATGTTGGAGCTTGGCGGGCAGCAGATTCCTTTACAGAGCGAACCATTCACCGTCACCGGTCGCGATAAAGCAGCGCAGTCTGTTGGCTCAACGATTGTTGGCGCGGGTGTCGGGGCACTCATCGGTGCCGCCATCGGTCGTGGGACCGGTGCAGCCATTGGAGCCGGAGTGGGTGGAGCAGCTGGTCTCGGTGCATCCGCTGCTTCAGGCGGTGGCCAGGCAACACTGCCGCCAGAGGCACTGCTTCATTTCCGCCTGACGACGCCGGTGCAGGTCGTGACGGTTTCTGAGGCGGAGATGCAGCGTCTTGGCGGCTATGCAGGTCCGGCCAATGCCTACCGCGGTGGTGGCCCCGTACCGTATCCTGTGCGGCCCTATCCGGCAGTCGTGGGTGTTGGCGTCTATGGATATCCAGCACCGTACTACCGCCGTGGCTATTATCGTGGCGGTTACTGGTACTAACCGAAAGTCAGAGTAAAAGGGAGGCCGTGGCGAATCTGCCGCGGCCTTTCTGCGTTCGCCGTTTCGCCGCTCATTTATACTGAGGGGCAGCGCCGCGCTCTGTGCGCTCGCATGGTTGCGCGCTTCGCGTAGTTCATGCGTGTCATGCACGCGCTGGATCGCACTGAGTTCTCTGAAGGGTCTCCGCAAAAAAGCAATGATTCGTGCTCTGCAAAAGGACAACCGTGTAACAAAGGCGATCTTCGCCGTCATCATCGGCGTGGCTACGCTTTCCATGGTGCTGTATCTCGTCCCCGGTCTGTATGACGGCGTGGTCGGAGCATCGACGCCTCCCGGCGTCTACGCCACGGTAAAGACGCCCGGGCTCGTGGGGCGCCTCTTCGGTGAGACCACCGACATCAAGACGACGGAAGTCACGCAGCTGGCACAGTCTCTGGCGCAGCGGCAGAACCTGCCCGCGCAGTACCTGCCCTTCCTGATGCCACGTTTTGAGCAGCAGGCTCAGCAGGTGCTCATCGCTTCGGCGATTGAGATCCGCGAGGCTGCACGCCTCGGGCTGTCCGCGACCGACGCGGACGTACGCCAGGAGCTGCAGACCGGCCAGCTTGGCCAGTTCTTCTTTCCGGACGGTAAGTTCATCGGCGATGACAAGTACAAGGCATTTGTCACAACCCAGCTCCAGTTCCCCAGCGTTGCCGAGTTCGAAGGCAAGGTGAAGGAAGAGATCACGACTCGTCGC is a genomic window containing:
- a CDS encoding BON domain-containing protein, with product MQSTFGSRPPAVSRFAGSLALAAILLVPVASGFAQSTQKGPSDAQVEANVLKAFASDGKLANQPINTSTVFGTVTLSGSVSDEAARDAAEQIASRTEGVKKVIDQLTVGAPQQADNDPATANSLPNGASMPASQGGQMVARNPQGNADNGNMGPDAQAVQQGQAALQDGGSQYEQQPGYPQQGQPQYSQQQPGYGQQPAYGQQGYPQQQGGYPQTGYPAQQGAPQYGDPQATGGYSPSLQQQGRLYHRDYERQMAAQQAEQQGYGQQPQGYAAPQGQPGGQPVVIPQGTDVAVRINRWISSGDAGPGSTFSALVSNDVLAGGAIAIPRGATVQGTVIDAKGAGALKGRGGLTLALTMLELGGQQIPLQSEPFTVTGRDKAAQSVGSTIVGAGVGALIGAAIGRGTGAAIGAGVGGAAGLGASAASGGGQATLPPEALLHFRLTTPVQVVTVSEAEMQRLGGYAGPANAYRGGGPVPYPVRPYPAVVGVGVYGYPAPYYRRGYYRGGYWY